In Aquiflexum balticum DSM 16537, a single genomic region encodes these proteins:
- a CDS encoding serine hydrolase, protein MNYSIVFNINLFKIIISIALFSSCNSRINKAEEIQELNLENELAALIKDFKGEAHLYAKNLTTGEIINIDGESTHLAASEAKFFILLDYAEKVSNGSLNPTTPIKLTEEDKTLGSGILRFEIPGNEVSLSFLAYLMMSISDNTATNILLREVGGPKAITSFLNKIGIDDTKVDGEVSKGDWIKTSAKSLATAAEVLAAPEKFGYPKEAVEICKKIMSKHYEDNGLARFLPWSPFTEEAKSIADNQKYIQIYAGIELYGKAGFTPGYRGDVAYFITPRSEYVIGLKCTNVDDSKPLNATNEGFEFSAKLGKLFYDYWGIPAAL, encoded by the coding sequence ATGAATTACTCAATTGTTTTTAACATCAACCTCTTCAAGATAATTATATCTATAGCCCTTTTTTCTTCATGCAATTCAAGGATAAATAAGGCAGAAGAAATACAGGAATTGAATCTAGAAAATGAATTGGCGGCACTGATTAAAGACTTCAAGGGAGAGGCACATCTTTATGCTAAAAATCTAACCACAGGAGAAATTATCAATATAGATGGTGAAAGTACGCATTTGGCCGCAAGTGAAGCCAAATTTTTTATTTTGTTGGATTACGCAGAGAAAGTTTCTAATGGCTCATTAAATCCTACCACTCCAATAAAATTAACGGAAGAAGATAAAACACTAGGTTCCGGTATCCTAAGGTTCGAAATACCGGGCAATGAAGTGTCTTTGTCTTTTCTGGCTTATCTAATGATGTCCATTTCAGACAATACCGCCACCAACATCCTCTTAAGAGAGGTCGGCGGTCCAAAAGCCATAACATCGTTTTTGAATAAAATTGGCATAGATGATACCAAGGTGGATGGAGAAGTATCAAAAGGAGATTGGATAAAAACATCGGCTAAATCTTTGGCCACTGCAGCCGAAGTCTTAGCGGCACCTGAAAAATTTGGATATCCTAAGGAAGCCGTAGAGATTTGTAAAAAAATCATGTCCAAGCATTATGAAGATAATGGATTGGCGAGATTCTTACCATGGAGTCCGTTTACGGAGGAGGCTAAATCAATAGCCGATAACCAAAAATATATACAGATATATGCTGGAATAGAACTGTACGGCAAAGCAGGTTTCACCCCCGGATACCGCGGAGATGTGGCCTATTTCATTACCCCGCGTAGCGAGTATGTGATCGGCCTGAAATGTACCAATGTAGATGATTCCAAACCGCTGAATGCTACCAATGAAGGATTTGAGTTTTCTGCCAAATTGGGAAAACTATTTTATGATTATTGGGGAATACCCGCAGCCCTTTAG